The genomic stretch CACCTGACCCGCGCGGATCGCTCGCGCCGGACCGTCAGCCGGGCGACCGGGCGACCGGCGACCGGGCCGCCGGACGGTCGGTCGGGGTCAGACCGCGCCGGCGTCGACCCCGTGCTCGACGTCACCACGGGCCTCCAGCCAGGTGTCGACGAAGTGCCGGTAGTTGGCGGCGATGAGCTGTTCGGCCGCCTCGGTGTCCAGGTGCTCGCGGACGACGTCCTCGAGCGGTTCCTCCCAGTTGCTGCGGCCGATCGCGAACCCGACGAAGCCGTCGACCGGTGCCGCGGTGCGCAGCCAGGCGTCGAGCTGTTCCTCGGGCGCGTCCCGTCCCAGGACGATGCACTGCACGGTGTCCCGTCCGCCGCGTCGCGCGGTGGCCACGACGCGTTCGGCGTCCTCGCGACGGTCCAGGCCCTCGAGCTTCCAGACGTCCACCTCGACGCCGTGGTCCTGCAGGAACTCGAGCACCTGGACGACCAGGTCGGGCCGGAGGTCACGGTCGTAGTCGTCGACGGCCGACTGCTGCTCGTCGGTGCCCGGCACGAGCAGCTCGACGAGGAACGGGCGTCCGGCGTCGTGCAGGGTCGCCGAGACGCCGGCGAGCGCCGCTGCCTGCTGCTCGCGGTGGTCGGCGTCGAAGGCGGGGTTGTCCCGCACCAGGACCTTCACCCAATCCGGGTCGAACGCGTCGACGTGGTCGACCCAGTCGTCGCCGTACTCGAGCTCGAACCACTCGCGGCCGGAGCGCTCGACCGGCATGGCGAGCTGGAGTCCGGCCTCCTTGGCGAGCCGGGCGACGTCGGCGCCGTAGCGCTCGTCGACCAGGACGCCGGTGTGCTCGCGGGCGGCGCCGGCGGCCAGGGCGGTGAGGACCCC from Curtobacterium sp. MCLR17_032 encodes the following:
- a CDS encoding 2-deoxy-5-keto-D-gluconate 6-phosphate aldolase domain-containing protein → MPILDETHALFLFAMDQRSSLLEHTYDEDSGEPADEAEAERVRAGKQLVYRGVLTALAAGAAREHTGVLVDERYGADVARLAKEAGLQLAMPVERSGREWFELEYGDDWVDHVDAFDPDWVKVLVRDNPAFDADHREQQAAALAGVSATLHDAGRPFLVELLVPGTDEQQSAVDDYDRDLRPDLVVQVLEFLQDHGVEVDVWKLEGLDRREDAERVVATARRGGRDTVQCIVLGRDAPEEQLDAWLRTAAPVDGFVGFAIGRSNWEEPLEDVVREHLDTEAAEQLIAANYRHFVDTWLEARGDVEHGVDAGAV